One stretch of Burkholderia sp. DNA includes these proteins:
- a CDS encoding transposase, translating into MLRQTTRKINLVVDGHPVHWSATVKWCIAENTKRLRLILLLCLPGYRLELDPDELLTQDVKTNALDKIRTSSKAATIGMVRLQKKPKLIRNLFKKKHVSYAASY; encoded by the coding sequence ATGCTCAGGCAGACCACGCGCAAGATCAACTTGGTTGTTGATGGTCATCCGGTGCATTGGTCCGCCACCGTAAAATGGTGCATCGCCGAGAATACGAAACGCCTGCGGTTGATCCTTTTGCTCTGTCTGCCCGGCTACCGCCTTGAACTGGATCCGGACGAACTGCTCACTCAGGATGTCAAGACGAACGCGCTTGACAAGATTCGAACGAGCAGCAAGGCGGCAACGATCGGCATGGTTCGCCTGCAGAAAAAGCCGAAACTGATTCGCAATTTATTTAAGAAAAAGCATGTCAGTTATGCCGCTTCATATTGA
- a CDS encoding YfhL family 4Fe-4S dicluster ferredoxin, protein MALMIIDECINCDVCEPECPNGAISMGPDIYVIDPNKCTECVGHFDEPQCQQVCPVECIPRDPQHVETQDQLVAKYHLLIHSGDEGGASF, encoded by the coding sequence ATGGCTTTGATGATTATCGACGAGTGCATCAATTGCGACGTGTGCGAGCCTGAGTGTCCGAACGGCGCGATTTCGATGGGTCCGGACATCTACGTGATCGATCCGAACAAGTGCACCGAATGCGTCGGCCATTTCGACGAACCACAGTGCCAGCAGGTTTGTCCCGTCGAATGCATTCCGCGCGATCCACAGCATGTGGAAACGCAGGACCAGTTGGTCGCGAAGTACCACCTGCTGATCCACTCGGGCGACGAAGGTGGTGCCTCGTTCTGA
- a CDS encoding ProQ/FinO family protein — translation MKKQLAKRRADAKPQGKSFQAPARLSGKPAYEEPGDLPAAGDKPSLGKRAQAHRPVPVADAKPVNPTVLAIGKLQRRFPAVFPKSPAPKLPLKIGIFKDLVSHTAELDLDEAELRDAMKEWCRGSRYWACLVEGAKRIDLSGTETSDVTAQQAADAMRLDQARRSRASAKAQAGDAAKRVEASKDTVAGDEAGTMPDQAGTRAAIEASTNRTIDGAEAAAPAAAEAAPASDAASPRPPHRK, via the coding sequence TTGAAGAAGCAGCTCGCCAAGCGGCGAGCCGACGCCAAGCCACAAGGCAAGTCTTTCCAAGCTCCAGCCAGGTTGTCCGGTAAGCCCGCGTACGAGGAGCCGGGCGACCTGCCTGCTGCCGGCGACAAGCCATCGTTGGGCAAGCGAGCGCAGGCGCATCGTCCAGTTCCGGTGGCCGACGCCAAGCCGGTTAATCCGACCGTGCTGGCTATCGGCAAGCTGCAGCGCCGTTTTCCAGCCGTCTTCCCCAAGAGTCCCGCACCGAAGCTGCCGCTCAAGATCGGCATCTTCAAGGACCTGGTCTCGCATACCGCCGAACTCGACCTGGACGAAGCAGAGCTGCGTGACGCCATGAAGGAATGGTGCCGCGGCAGCCGCTACTGGGCCTGTCTGGTCGAAGGCGCGAAGCGCATCGACCTGAGCGGTACCGAAACCAGTGACGTGACGGCCCAGCAGGCCGCCGATGCCATGCGCTTGGACCAGGCACGACGTTCGCGCGCGTCGGCAAAGGCCCAGGCCGGTGACGCCGCCAAGCGCGTCGAGGCATCTAAAGACACAGTGGCTGGCGACGAAGCCGGCACAATGCCGGATCAAGCTGGTACGCGGGCTGCGATCGAGGCATCGACAAATAGAACGATAGATGGTGCCGAGGCGGCAGCGCCGGCAGCCGCTGAGGCGGCTCCGGCTTCCGATGCTGCGAGCCCTCGCCCGCCGCATCGGAAGTAA
- the hisC gene encoding histidinol-phosphate transaminase has protein sequence MSRYWSKIVQQLVPYMPGEQPALANSVKLNTNENPYPPSPRVVAAIARELGEAGESLRRYPDPLACSLRETVAMHNGLSPDQVFVGNGSDEVLAHTCQAMLQHERPILFPDITYSFYLTYARLYGLEYEAVPLAEDFSIRVEDYLSNNGGVLFPNPNAPTGLALPLSDVERIVAGNPDAVVVVDEAYVDFGAESAISLIAHHPNLLVVHTTSKARSLAGMRVGFAFGAAKLIEALNRVKDSFNSYPLDRLAQVAAQAAYEDRDYFEAGCARVIESRVRLSAALRGLGFEIVPSTANFVFARHSRYDAGALAAALKAHEIFVRHFKLPRIDQYLRITIGTDSECEALVAALYELL, from the coding sequence GTGAGCCGTTATTGGAGCAAAATCGTTCAACAGCTCGTTCCCTATATGCCTGGCGAGCAGCCTGCGCTGGCGAACTCAGTCAAGCTGAATACCAACGAGAACCCGTATCCGCCTTCGCCGCGCGTGGTCGCGGCGATCGCGCGGGAACTCGGCGAGGCCGGTGAATCGCTGCGCCGTTATCCTGACCCGCTTGCGTGCAGCCTGCGCGAGACCGTCGCCATGCATAACGGCTTGAGCCCGGACCAGGTATTCGTCGGCAACGGCTCCGACGAAGTGCTCGCTCATACCTGCCAGGCCATGCTCCAGCACGAGCGACCGATCCTCTTCCCCGACATCACCTACAGCTTCTACCTGACCTACGCTCGCCTGTACGGCCTCGAATACGAGGCGGTGCCGCTTGCCGAGGACTTCTCGATCCGCGTCGAGGACTATCTCAGCAACAACGGCGGCGTGCTGTTCCCGAACCCGAATGCGCCCACCGGTCTCGCCCTGCCGCTCTCCGACGTGGAGCGAATCGTAGCGGGCAATCCAGACGCGGTGGTGGTAGTTGACGAGGCCTATGTTGATTTCGGCGCTGAATCGGCGATTTCGCTGATCGCTCACCATCCGAACCTGCTGGTGGTGCATACCACCTCGAAGGCGCGCTCGCTGGCCGGCATGCGGGTCGGCTTCGCCTTCGGCGCCGCGAAGCTGATCGAGGCGCTGAACCGCGTCAAGGACAGCTTCAACTCCTATCCGCTCGACCGGCTCGCCCAGGTTGCCGCCCAGGCCGCCTACGAGGATCGCGACTACTTCGAGGCCGGCTGCGCACGCGTGATTGAGAGCCGAGTGCGCTTGAGCGCCGCGCTGAGGGGCCTCGGCTTCGAGATCGTGCCCTCGACCGCGAACTTCGTGTTCGCGCGCCATTCCCGCTACGACGCGGGCGCGCTAGCCGCTGCGTTGAAGGCGCACGAGATCTTCGTTCGGCATTTCAAGCTGCCGCGCATCGATCAATACCTGCGGATCACGATCGGCACCGACTCGGAATGCGAAGCGCTGGTAGCCGCGCTATACGAGCTGTTGTGA
- a CDS encoding IS5 family transposase (programmed frameshift): MEVPIIDEELWTLIEPLLPVVTLRVKSDPERPRALDCVALNGVLFVLRTGIRWNHWPTRLGFDLGAICWHRLDGWKKTGVRDRLHVFLLKKLCAAGQLDLSYVESVRAVGVKRKTGQNSIDRGRPGSKHHILVGANDVPVTRFLTRANTNGVTQLLSLVDSIPLIRGVRGRPLQKPDIVYADRGYDSKRHRLALRARGIRPVIAKRRTEHGIKLGMYRWAVERSHSWLHNFRLLRIHFDRGADIHEAFLKLGCSLVCWNTFRCADHDF; encoded by the exons ATGGAAGTGCCGATCATTGACGAAGAGCTGTGGACACTGATCGAACCCTTGCTGCCTGTTGTGACGCTTCGCGTAAAGAGCGACCCGGAGCGTCCGCGTGCACTGGATTGCGTTGCGCTCAACGGCGTCCTGTTCGTGCTCAGGACAGGCATCCGTTGGAACCACTGGCCGACCCGACTGGGCTTCGATTTGGGCGCAATTTGCTGGCACCGACTCGACGGATGGAAGAAGACTGGTGTGCGGGATCGGCTACACGTGTTCCTGCTCAAAAAGCTCTGCGCAGCAGGCCAGCTCGATCTCTCCTATGTAGAGTCGGTACGCGCTGTCGGGGTGA AGCGAAAAACTGGCCAGAATTCCATAGATCGTGGGCGTCCAGGTTCCAAACATCATATCCTTGTAGGCGCAAACGACGTTCCCGTCACCCGGTTCCTCACTCGTGCGAACACTAACGGTGTCACGCAACTGCTGTCGCTCGTCGACTCGATTCCGTTAATTCGGGGCGTGCGAGGCCGACCACTCCAAAAACCCGATATCGTCTATGCCGATCGTGGCTACGACTCCAAACGACACCGCCTTGCGTTGCGTGCACGTGGCATCAGGCCAGTGATCGCAAAGCGACGCACCGAGCATGGCATCAAACTCGGCATGTATCGTTGGGCCGTCGAACGCAGTCACTCTTGGCTCCACAATTTCCGTCTTCTACGCATTCACTTCGATCGTGGCGCTGACATTCACGAAGCGTTCCTGAAACTTGGCTGTTCGCTCGTCTGTTGGAATACCTTCAGGTGTGCTGATCACGATTTTTGA
- a CDS encoding ParB/RepB/Spo0J family partition protein has translation MSVFGNKISKLSQIQKQGAAATLPGERIEEIDPELVDCEKQIRSQDNPGFTVESLTELGNDMKRDGQHEPVVLRKNLKKADRYLMVAGERRWRGCKIAGIKLKAVVRDMDDEQARRVQRAENIQRENLTQLEIAVALRDDKQRLGTLEKVATEWNKGINWVAERIKFLKVVEADGHASQAVASGVTADITVVNDLHRLEKADPTAAKAVIEQAKADPSTNVRKAVREKLQDAKPTGKERSSRMREPEPVTPEVDSHQQGIFDHEKPITPTPAELDPEAAQLVALAATQAETLCAEVGALSKMLQQRPDVIAALGDALQSIVHAQTELFRTRHALVELAKSE, from the coding sequence ATGAGCGTATTCGGAAATAAGATCAGCAAGCTGTCGCAAATCCAGAAGCAGGGCGCGGCAGCCACCTTGCCAGGTGAGCGCATCGAGGAAATCGACCCAGAGCTGGTCGATTGCGAGAAGCAGATTCGGAGCCAGGATAATCCCGGCTTCACGGTTGAGTCATTGACCGAACTCGGCAACGACATGAAGCGAGACGGCCAGCACGAACCGGTCGTGTTACGCAAGAACCTGAAGAAGGCCGACCGCTATCTGATGGTGGCAGGCGAGCGCCGTTGGCGTGGTTGCAAGATCGCAGGCATCAAGCTTAAAGCCGTAGTGCGCGACATGGATGACGAGCAGGCGCGTCGAGTACAGCGCGCCGAGAATATCCAGCGAGAGAACCTGACGCAGCTCGAAATCGCGGTTGCGCTGCGTGATGACAAGCAACGCCTTGGCACCTTGGAAAAGGTCGCAACCGAGTGGAACAAGGGCATCAATTGGGTTGCCGAGCGCATCAAGTTTCTTAAGGTCGTAGAAGCGGACGGTCATGCAAGTCAAGCCGTTGCGTCAGGCGTAACCGCCGATATTACGGTCGTCAATGACTTGCATCGGCTTGAGAAGGCCGACCCAACCGCCGCCAAGGCAGTGATCGAGCAGGCCAAGGCCGATCCGAGCACCAATGTGCGCAAAGCGGTGCGCGAGAAGTTGCAAGACGCAAAGCCGACCGGCAAGGAGAGGAGTTCTCGCATGCGAGAACCTGAGCCTGTAACGCCGGAAGTGGACTCGCATCAACAGGGCATATTCGACCACGAAAAGCCTATTACGCCCACGCCTGCAGAGCTCGATCCAGAAGCGGCGCAACTCGTCGCGCTCGCGGCCACGCAGGCAGAAACGCTTTGCGCCGAAGTCGGCGCTCTCTCGAAGATGCTGCAACAGCGCCCGGACGTAATCGCCGCGTTAGGCGATGCGCTGCAAAGCATCGTGCATGCACAAACAGAGCTGTTCCGCACTCGCCATGCACTAGTTGAGCTGGCGAAGTCGGAGTGA
- the cyoB gene encoding cytochrome o ubiquinol oxidase subunit I, producing MFGKLTLDAIPYHEPILVITALIVGIVGALVLSLVTYFGKWKYLWTEWLTSVDHKRLGVMYILVALIMLLRGFADAIMMRTQLAFAYDAPGYLPPHHYNQIFTAHGVIMIFFMAMTFMVGLMNLVVPLQIGARDVAFPFLNSLSFWMTAFGAVLMMISLFIGEFAQTGWLTYPPLSELQFSPGVGVDYYLWALQISGVGTLLTGVNFFVTIIKMRAPGMTLMKIPVFTWTALCTNVLIMAAFPILTVTLALLGLDRYLGMHFFTNDGGGNAMLYLNLIWAWGHPEVYILILPAFGVFSEVVATYAKKPLFGYKTMVYATCAIMVLSFLVWLHHFFTMGSGADVNAFFGIATMIIAIPTGVKIFNWLFTIYRGRLEFTAPILWTLGFMITFTVGGMTGVMMAIPGTDFVLHNSLFLIAHFHNVIIGGVMFGYLAGFNYWFPKAFGFKLNEKLGKRAFWFWQMGFIVAFMPLYVLGFMGVTRRLNHYENPAWHPWMLVALFGTMLLLIGIVHQLLQLYVSIRDRDLPGNRDVSGDPWNGRTLEWATSSPPASYNFAIIPTIHELDEVSYRRERGLGFGPEKGQQYEDIHMPSNTSAGFFIGMLALVLGFSSVWHIWWLAILGFFGIVATVIIYSFQKNEGYYIPTDTVRKIEEQRGGVGVAELPAAAELEAN from the coding sequence ATGTTCGGAAAACTTACACTAGACGCGATTCCGTATCACGAGCCGATCCTCGTGATTACGGCGCTTATTGTCGGCATTGTCGGGGCGCTGGTGCTGAGCCTCGTGACTTACTTCGGTAAGTGGAAATATCTCTGGACCGAGTGGCTGACGAGCGTCGACCACAAGCGTTTGGGCGTGATGTACATCCTAGTCGCCCTGATTATGCTGCTGCGCGGCTTCGCCGACGCGATCATGATGCGTACTCAACTGGCCTTTGCGTACGACGCGCCGGGCTATCTCCCGCCACACCACTACAACCAGATCTTCACCGCACACGGCGTCATTATGATCTTCTTCATGGCGATGACCTTCATGGTGGGCCTGATGAACTTGGTGGTGCCGCTTCAGATCGGCGCGCGCGACGTGGCCTTCCCGTTTCTAAATTCGCTGTCGTTCTGGATGACGGCCTTTGGCGCAGTGCTGATGATGATCTCACTATTCATCGGCGAGTTCGCGCAGACCGGCTGGCTGACCTATCCACCCCTCTCGGAGCTGCAGTTCAGTCCAGGTGTCGGGGTCGACTACTATCTGTGGGCTTTGCAAATCTCTGGGGTCGGCACGCTGCTGACCGGCGTGAACTTCTTCGTGACTATCATCAAGATGCGCGCGCCCGGCATGACACTCATGAAGATACCGGTTTTCACCTGGACCGCACTCTGCACCAACGTGCTGATCATGGCCGCGTTTCCGATCCTGACCGTCACGCTGGCGCTGCTAGGCCTGGATCGTTACCTCGGGATGCACTTCTTCACGAATGACGGCGGCGGAAACGCCATGCTGTACCTGAACTTGATCTGGGCCTGGGGTCACCCAGAGGTGTACATCTTGATCCTGCCTGCATTCGGCGTGTTCTCGGAAGTCGTGGCGACCTACGCCAAGAAGCCGCTGTTCGGCTACAAAACGATGGTTTATGCAACCTGCGCGATCATGGTCCTATCTTTCCTCGTCTGGCTACACCACTTCTTCACGATGGGTTCGGGTGCCGACGTCAACGCGTTCTTCGGCATCGCCACGATGATCATCGCGATTCCGACCGGCGTGAAGATCTTTAATTGGCTATTCACGATCTATCGCGGTCGTCTAGAATTCACCGCGCCGATCCTCTGGACGCTGGGCTTCATGATCACCTTCACGGTCGGCGGCATGACCGGCGTGATGATGGCGATTCCAGGCACCGACTTCGTGTTGCATAATAGCTTGTTCTTGATCGCTCACTTCCACAACGTGATCATCGGCGGCGTGATGTTCGGCTACCTAGCGGGCTTCAACTACTGGTTCCCGAAAGCCTTCGGCTTCAAGCTCAACGAGAAGCTCGGCAAGCGCGCCTTCTGGTTTTGGCAGATGGGCTTCATCGTTGCCTTCATGCCGCTCTACGTGCTAGGCTTCATGGGCGTGACGCGTCGCCTGAACCACTACGAAAATCCGGCCTGGCATCCCTGGATGCTGGTCGCTCTGTTCGGCACGATGTTGTTGCTGATCGGTATTGTCCACCAGTTGTTGCAGCTGTATGTCTCGATCCGTGACCGCGATCTGCCAGGCAACCGTGACGTTTCGGGCGATCCGTGGAATGGTCGGACCCTGGAATGGGCAACCTCGTCGCCGCCGGCTTCGTACAACTTCGCTATCATCCCGACCATCCACGAGCTAGACGAAGTCTCGTACCGCAGGGAACGCGGCCTGGGCTTTGGTCCGGAGAAGGGCCAGCAGTACGAGGACATCCACATGCCCTCGAACACGAGCGCTGGTTTCTTCATCGGTATGTTGGCGCTGGTGCTGGGCTTCTCCAGTGTCTGGCACATCTGGTGGCTGGCGATTCTCGGCTTTTTCGGTATCGTTGCAACCGTGATCATCTACAGCTTTCAGAAGAACGAGGGCTACTACATTCCGACCGATACGGTGCGGAAGATCGAAGAGCAGCGTGGCGGTGTAGGTGTCGCGGAACTGCCTGCGGCAGCGGAACTAGAGGCCAACTGA
- the rho gene encoding transcription termination factor Rho: protein MHLFELKSLHVSELIEMANGLEIENANRLRKQELMFAILKKRAKTGETIFGDGTLEVLPDGFGFLRSPEMSYLASTDDIYISPSQIRRFNLHTGDTIEGEVRTPRDGERYFALVKVDKVNGQPPEASKHKIMFENLTPLHPNKPLSLEREIRGEENVTGRIIDMIAPIGKGQRGLLVASPKSGKTVMLQHIAHAIKQNHMDVILFVLLIDERPEEVTEMQRSVAGEVIASTFDEPATRHVQVAEMVIEKAKRLVEMKHDVVILLDSITRLARAYNTVIPASGKVLTGGVDANALQRPKRFFGAARNIEESGSLTIIGTALIETGSRMDDVIYEEFKGTGNMEVHLERRLAEKRVYPSINLNKSGTRREEMLIKPDILQKIWVLRKFIHDMDEVEAMEFLLDKIRQTKSNSEFFDLMRRGG from the coding sequence ATGCATTTATTCGAGCTCAAGTCTCTGCACGTCTCTGAATTGATCGAAATGGCCAATGGTCTAGAGATCGAAAACGCGAACCGCCTGCGCAAGCAGGAGTTGATGTTCGCCATTCTAAAAAAACGCGCCAAGACGGGCGAGACGATCTTCGGCGACGGCACGCTCGAAGTGCTTCCGGATGGCTTCGGCTTCCTGCGATCGCCTGAAATGTCCTACCTCGCGAGCACGGACGACATCTATATTAGCCCGTCGCAGATCCGCCGCTTCAACCTACATACCGGTGACACCATCGAAGGCGAAGTGCGCACGCCGAGGGACGGCGAGCGTTATTTTGCGCTGGTGAAGGTCGATAAAGTAAACGGGCAGCCGCCCGAGGCCTCAAAACACAAGATCATGTTTGAGAACCTCACGCCGCTGCATCCGAACAAGCCGCTTTCGCTGGAGCGCGAAATACGCGGCGAGGAAAATGTCACGGGCCGCATCATCGACATGATCGCGCCGATCGGCAAGGGCCAGCGCGGCCTGCTGGTGGCCTCGCCGAAGTCGGGCAAGACGGTAATGCTCCAGCACATCGCACACGCCATCAAGCAGAACCATATGGACGTGATCCTGTTCGTGCTGCTGATTGACGAGCGTCCCGAGGAAGTAACTGAAATGCAGCGTTCGGTAGCGGGCGAAGTAATCGCCTCGACCTTCGACGAACCGGCCACGCGTCATGTGCAAGTCGCCGAGATGGTAATCGAGAAAGCCAAACGCCTGGTCGAAATGAAACACGACGTGGTGATCTTGCTGGACTCGATCACCCGCTTGGCACGCGCCTACAACACTGTGATCCCGGCCTCGGGCAAAGTACTCACAGGGGGTGTAGACGCCAATGCGCTGCAGCGTCCAAAGCGCTTCTTCGGCGCGGCACGCAACATCGAGGAAAGCGGCTCGCTGACCATCATCGGCACGGCCCTGATCGAAACCGGCAGCCGCATGGACGACGTGATCTACGAAGAGTTTAAGGGCACCGGCAACATGGAAGTGCATCTCGAACGCCGCCTCGCGGAAAAGCGAGTCTATCCTTCGATCAATCTCAACAAGTCGGGCACGCGCCGTGAGGAAATGTTGATCAAGCCAGATATTCTCCAAAAAATCTGGGTGCTGCGTAAGTTCATCCACGACATGGATGAAGTTGAGGCGATGGAATTTCTGCTCGACAAGATTCGACAGACCAAGAGCAATTCGGAGTTCTTCGATCTGATGCGCCGCGGCGGCTGA
- the coaD gene encoding pantetheine-phosphate adenylyltransferase — MVVAVYPGTFDPLTRGHEDLVRRASSIFDTLFVGVADSRAKKPFFSLEERLKISNEVLGHYPNVRVMGFTGLLRDFVRANNVRVIVRGLRAVSDFEYEFQMAGMNRYLLPDVETMFMTPSDQYQFISGTIVREIAQLGGDVSKFVFPSVEKWLTEKVAEMRQ; from the coding sequence ATGGTCGTCGCCGTGTACCCAGGTACGTTCGATCCGCTGACGCGCGGGCACGAGGATCTCGTTCGACGCGCTTCGAGTATTTTTGATACACTCTTCGTTGGGGTGGCTGATAGCCGGGCGAAAAAGCCGTTCTTCTCGCTCGAAGAGCGCTTGAAGATCTCGAATGAGGTGCTCGGCCATTATCCGAACGTGAGGGTCATGGGCTTTACCGGCCTCTTGAGAGACTTCGTACGCGCCAATAACGTGCGCGTGATCGTCAGGGGGCTGCGCGCTGTTTCCGATTTTGAGTACGAGTTCCAGATGGCCGGCATGAACCGCTATCTGCTGCCCGACGTCGAGACTATGTTCATGACGCCGTCCGACCAGTACCAGTTTATCTCGGGCACCATTGTGCGCGAGATCGCGCAACTGGGCGGCGATGTCAGTAAGTTCGTATTCCCCTCGGTCGAGAAGTGGCTGACCGAAAAGGTGGCCGAGATGCGCCAGTAA
- the cyoA gene encoding ubiquinol oxidase subunit II codes for MHRKIFRSILLLLDTGLLVCLSGCNFDVLNPKGRIGAAEKSLIWTSTWVMLIVVIPVIVLTLLFAWRYRVSNRSATYAPKWAHSNVIEVIIWTVPTLIILYLGILTWTSTHELDPYKPLESNIQPINVEVVALDWKWLFIYPDLGIASVNQLAIPVGTPVNFRITSDSVMNSFFIPQLGTQVYAMAGMQTRLHLIADQAGNYAGLSANYSGKGFSDMQFRTLATGQADFDAWVQKVKAMPQRLDMTEYARVAKPSEKNPVRFFSTIDPHLFNNIVGKYNNGHVMKFMDASCSMTKG; via the coding sequence ATGCATAGAAAAATATTCAGAAGCATATTGCTTTTATTAGACACCGGATTGCTGGTCTGTCTATCCGGTTGCAATTTTGACGTACTGAACCCGAAGGGCAGAATCGGGGCTGCAGAGAAGTCGCTGATCTGGACTTCGACATGGGTCATGCTAATCGTCGTAATTCCAGTGATCGTGCTTACGCTGCTGTTCGCCTGGCGCTATCGTGTGTCGAACCGCAGCGCGACGTATGCACCGAAGTGGGCACATTCGAACGTGATCGAAGTCATTATTTGGACGGTTCCGACGCTGATCATCCTGTATCTTGGCATCCTTACCTGGACTTCGACGCATGAGCTAGATCCGTACAAGCCGCTCGAGTCGAATATCCAGCCAATCAACGTCGAAGTCGTCGCGCTCGACTGGAAATGGTTGTTCATCTACCCGGATCTAGGTATTGCCTCGGTGAACCAGCTCGCGATTCCCGTTGGTACACCGGTCAACTTCCGCATCACGTCGGATTCGGTGATGAACTCGTTCTTCATCCCGCAGCTTGGCACCCAGGTGTACGCGATGGCGGGCATGCAGACGCGTCTTCACCTGATCGCTGACCAGGCAGGTAACTATGCCGGCCTGTCGGCCAACTACAGCGGCAAGGGCTTCTCGGACATGCAGTTCCGAACGCTGGCCACCGGGCAGGCTGACTTCGACGCGTGGGTCCAGAAGGTCAAGGCCATGCCGCAGCGGCTGGACATGACGGAATACGCGCGTGTCGCCAAGCCAAGCGAAAAAAATCCTGTCCGTTTCTTCTCGACCATCGATCCACACCTGTTCAATAATATTGTTGGCAAGTACAACAACGGCCATGTCATGAAATTCATGGACGCGTCGTGCAGTATGACGAAGGGGTAA
- a CDS encoding DEAD/DEAH box helicase — translation MSNSPAASVDATFEQFGLAPDILKALVEQGYTTPTPIQAKAIPVVLSGRDVMGTAQTGTGKTASFSLPIIQLLLPQANRSASPARHPVRALILTPTRELANQVAANVHSYAKYTALRSAVVFGGVDMNPQMAELRRGVEILIATPGRLLDHVQQKTANLGQVQMLVLDEADRMLDMGFLPDLQRILNLLTKQRQTLLFSATFSPEIKNLAATYLSNPQTIEVARSNATATNVTQMVYEIAEGDKQAAVVKLIRDRSLKQVIVFCNSKIGASRLARQLQRDGVVATAIHGDRSQNERMQALEAFKRGEVEALVATDVAARGLDIAELPAVINFDLPFNAEDYVHRIGRTGRAGASGDALALCSPNERKQLTDIEKLIKRDLPLQPLAIDALVRVSQERGKHGERSCDRAESRSPRCSHGHSGERPHHHSRHEAPVDEFFLKPYEPSPTARKPEEVAKQPASGEKQSKQPLAALLGGFGMPRRTSS, via the coding sequence ATGTCCAATTCACCAGCCGCGTCTGTCGACGCAACTTTCGAGCAGTTCGGCCTCGCGCCCGACATTCTGAAAGCCCTTGTGGAGCAGGGTTATACGACGCCGACACCGATCCAGGCCAAGGCGATTCCGGTCGTGCTGTCCGGGCGAGACGTGATGGGCACCGCGCAGACCGGCACCGGAAAGACTGCCAGTTTTTCGCTTCCGATCATCCAGCTTCTGTTGCCGCAGGCCAACAGAAGCGCCTCACCGGCGCGCCACCCGGTGCGCGCGCTGATCCTCACGCCGACGCGCGAGCTGGCCAACCAGGTGGCCGCCAACGTGCATTCTTACGCGAAGTACACGGCGCTACGCAGCGCAGTGGTGTTCGGCGGCGTCGACATGAACCCACAGATGGCCGAGCTGCGCCGCGGCGTCGAGATCCTGATCGCCACGCCGGGCCGCCTGCTCGACCATGTGCAGCAGAAGACAGCCAACCTCGGCCAGGTGCAGATGCTGGTGCTCGACGAAGCCGACCGAATGCTCGACATGGGTTTCCTGCCCGACCTGCAGCGGATCCTAAACCTGCTGACCAAGCAGCGCCAGACCCTGCTGTTCTCGGCCACCTTCTCGCCAGAGATCAAGAATCTGGCCGCGACCTACTTGAGCAACCCGCAGACCATCGAGGTGGCACGCAGCAATGCGACGGCCACCAATGTCACGCAGATGGTCTACGAGATCGCCGAGGGCGATAAGCAGGCGGCGGTGGTCAAGCTGATCCGCGATCGCTCGCTCAAGCAGGTGATCGTGTTCTGCAACAGCAAGATCGGCGCGAGCCGCTTGGCGCGCCAGCTCCAGCGCGACGGCGTTGTAGCCACGGCGATCCACGGCGATCGTTCCCAAAATGAACGGATGCAGGCGCTGGAGGCCTTCAAGCGCGGCGAGGTCGAGGCGCTGGTTGCCACCGACGTGGCAGCGCGCGGCCTAGACATCGCTGAGCTGCCAGCTGTGATCAACTTTGACCTACCCTTCAATGCTGAGGATTATGTGCACCGCATCGGCCGGACCGGTCGCGCGGGTGCCTCGGGCGACGCTCTGGCGCTGTGCAGTCCGAACGAGCGCAAGCAACTGACCGACATCGAGAAGCTGATCAAGCGCGACCTACCGCTGCAGCCGCTTGCAATCGACGCACTGGTGCGCGTGAGCCAGGAACGTGGAAAACATGGTGAGCGCAGCTGCGATCGCGCAGAATCGAGGAGCCCACGCTGTTCTCACGGGCATAGCGGCGAGCGTCCACATCATCATTCGCGCCACGAGGCACCGGTTGACGAGTTCTTCCTGAAGCCCTACGAGCCGTCGCCGACCGCGCGCAAGCCCGAGGAGGTGGCCAAGCAGCCGGCATCGGGCGAGAAGCAGTCGAAGCAGCCGCTGGCTGCGCTGTTGGGCGGCTTCGGCATGCCGAGACGTACGTCTTCCTGA
- the trxA gene encoding thioredoxin TrxA, with the protein MSELIKHINDVSFEQDVVKSDKPVLLDFWAEWCGPCKTIAPILEEVSKDYGERLQIAKINVDDNTATPAKFGVRGIPTLILFKNGVVAAQKVGALSKSQLTAFLDSNL; encoded by the coding sequence ATGAGCGAACTGATCAAACACATCAACGACGTATCGTTCGAACAGGACGTCGTCAAATCCGACAAGCCCGTCCTACTCGATTTCTGGGCGGAATGGTGCGGCCCGTGCAAGACAATTGCGCCGATTCTTGAGGAAGTCTCGAAGGACTATGGCGAAAGGCTACAGATCGCGAAAATCAACGTCGACGACAATACCGCTACTCCGGCCAAGTTCGGCGTGCGTGGCATCCCGACGCTGATCCTGTTCAAAAATGGCGTGGTCGCCGCTCAAAAGGTCGGCGCGCTGTCCAAGTCGCAGCTGACGGCCTTCCTTGACAGCAACCTGTAA